The Bacteroidales bacterium genome includes a window with the following:
- a CDS encoding Crp/Fnr family transcriptional regulator: MTEPLFMNSCTIASRSCLCFEKLTSDEIELIEKNKVELSYKKNEIICKQGSLSPHVIFLKQGLVKAYIEGCNDILVLKIISGGKFVALSSVMDGNNIFIYSAQTYVDSTVQLIDINIFKRIMRTNAEFANEVFNVQSAHAAQIYGRFYCLTQKQSYGRLADILLCLSDNVFGKNAFELNLSRREIAELSGMTEESAVRILKKFKENKLIATVGKTIEILDYERLQQISIKG, translated from the coding sequence ATGACTGAGCCCCTTTTTATGAATAGTTGTACTATTGCCAGTCGTAGTTGTTTATGTTTTGAAAAGCTTACATCAGATGAAATAGAATTGATTGAAAAGAACAAAGTAGAGCTTTCCTACAAAAAAAATGAAATTATTTGTAAGCAGGGTTCTCTATCCCCTCATGTTATTTTCCTGAAGCAAGGACTCGTAAAAGCGTATATTGAAGGTTGCAATGACATTCTTGTCCTTAAGATCATTTCCGGGGGAAAATTTGTGGCTCTTTCTTCAGTGATGGACGGAAACAACATATTTATCTACTCAGCCCAAACCTATGTTGATAGTACGGTTCAATTAATTGATATCAACATTTTTAAAAGAATTATGCGTACAAATGCTGAGTTTGCAAACGAGGTATTTAACGTTCAGAGCGCTCATGCTGCTCAAATTTACGGGCGTTTTTATTGTTTGACTCAAAAACAGTCTTATGGTAGATTGGCTGATATTTTGCTATGCTTATCGGATAATGTTTTTGGGAAAAATGCTTTTGAACTCAATCTAAGTCGGAGGGAAATAGCCGAACTTTCGGGTATGACTGAAGAAAGTGCTGTGCGAATCCTCAAAAAGTTTAAAGAGAATAAGCTGATAGCAACAGTTGGTAAAACAATAGAAATTCTTGACTACGAAAGACTTCAACAAATCAGCATCAAAGGCTGA
- a CDS encoding S-adenosylmethionine:tRNA ribosyltransferase-isomerase, translated as MMNDPRSLQIQEYDYDLPLEQIAQYPLETRDSSRLLICNKNSISESSFLDLPSLLPKNTLLVFNNTRVIRARFEFHKTSGARIEIFCLEPSAPTIDLQQAFAAISESHWKCYVGNLKKWKEDILQLEVPTPAKPLKIWAKKTASEKDTVNVQFTWNDPSMSFSEVMEAAGHIPLPPYINRADEDVDALRYQTIFAREQGSVAAPTAGLHFTENIMKSLKANKVSFEWVTLHVGAGTFKPVSALNIGGHEMHHEHYAVNRDLILQLIRHQNNPVIPVGTTSMRTLESLYWLGARISRQSAQTRLVTEQWEPYDGTDHNCSVEIALKALLNFMDESVTNILQASTGLLIAPGYQFRICKGLITNFHLPKSTLLLLVAALIGPEWKNAYQFALQQGFRFLSYGDSCIFIP; from the coding sequence ATGATGAACGATCCCAGAAGTCTTCAAATTCAGGAATATGATTATGATCTTCCGCTTGAACAGATAGCACAATATCCGCTTGAAACAAGGGATTCCTCACGCTTACTGATCTGCAATAAGAACTCCATCTCCGAATCATCATTTCTTGACTTACCTTCACTATTACCAAAAAACACACTACTCGTATTTAATAATACACGGGTCATCAGGGCACGTTTTGAGTTTCATAAAACCTCCGGGGCGCGTATTGAAATATTTTGCCTCGAACCAAGCGCTCCTACCATTGATTTGCAGCAAGCTTTCGCAGCTATCAGTGAAAGTCACTGGAAATGCTATGTTGGCAACCTGAAAAAATGGAAGGAAGATATTTTACAGCTCGAAGTGCCTACGCCAGCAAAACCTTTAAAAATATGGGCAAAAAAAACTGCTTCCGAAAAAGATACTGTGAATGTGCAATTCACCTGGAATGATCCTTCCATGTCTTTTTCTGAGGTAATGGAAGCTGCCGGCCATATTCCACTTCCACCTTATATTAACAGGGCTGATGAAGATGTAGACGCATTGCGCTATCAGACCATTTTCGCGCGCGAACAAGGTTCCGTGGCTGCACCAACTGCCGGGCTACATTTCACAGAAAACATAATGAAATCGTTAAAAGCAAATAAAGTTTCATTTGAATGGGTGACGCTGCATGTAGGTGCTGGTACGTTCAAACCGGTGAGTGCTCTAAACATTGGTGGCCACGAAATGCATCATGAACATTATGCTGTTAACCGTGATTTGATTTTGCAACTGATCAGGCACCAGAACAATCCTGTAATTCCTGTTGGTACAACTTCAATGCGAACACTTGAAAGCCTTTATTGGCTCGGAGCCAGGATAAGCAGGCAAAGTGCGCAGACCCGTCTCGTTACAGAACAATGGGAACCTTATGATGGGACTGATCACAACTGCAGCGTTGAAATTGCACTCAAAGCACTGCTCAATTTTATGGACGAATCAGTCACCAATATTTTGCAGGCATCAACAGGATTGCTGATCGCACCGGGTTATCAATTCAGAATCTGTAAGGGTCTGATCACAAATTTTCATTTACCAAAAAGCACCCTGCTGCTGCTGGTGGCAGCATTGATTGGACCGGAATGGAAGAATGCTTATCAATTCGCATTACAACAAGGATTCAGGTTTTTAAGCTACGGCGACAGTTGCATATTTATTCCATGA
- a CDS encoding AAA family ATPase, translating to MKTSICFITGDQGVGKTTFVKKLAALLITSGYECGGFYAEGYWKNGIRDGFDIVEINGLKRERLCNTVSEVNDEQFHRFFFKQKGMELGYQILKTSEGKQAIVFIDEVGGFELNGKGWAEAIFRLLHNPPSIMILAVRTSFEQAVTEKFEADPINCWDVNQVSPELAFQQLLSTLNKT from the coding sequence ATGAAAACATCTATTTGCTTTATAACAGGCGATCAGGGTGTTGGCAAAACTACTTTTGTCAAAAAGCTTGCAGCCCTTTTGATCACATCAGGATATGAATGTGGAGGATTCTATGCTGAAGGATACTGGAAGAATGGAATCCGGGATGGCTTTGATATAGTTGAGATAAACGGATTGAAAAGAGAACGCCTTTGCAATACGGTTTCAGAAGTAAATGATGAGCAGTTCCATCGTTTCTTCTTTAAACAAAAAGGCATGGAGCTTGGCTATCAAATCCTTAAAACTTCCGAAGGTAAACAAGCTATAGTGTTTATTGACGAAGTTGGAGGGTTTGAACTCAATGGTAAAGGTTGGGCCGAAGCAATTTTCCGGTTATTACACAACCCACCTTCTATCATGATCTTGGCTGTAAGAACAAGTTTTGAGCAGGCAGTTACTGAGAAATTCGAAGCCGATCCGATCAATTGCTGGGATGTGAACCAAGTAAGCCCTGAACTGGCATTTCAACAATTATTAAGCACGCTGAACAAGACTTAA
- a CDS encoding Mrp/NBP35 family ATP-binding protein: protein MSYTEQDILKALSHVEDPDLKKDLVTLKMIEDIVIEDKKVAFKLVLTTPACPMKHRMQRDCVDAIHEYIDPEAEVDVELTSRVTSRRNKADEMLKGVKNIIAVASGKGGVGKSTIAVNLAVALAKSGSKVGLVDADIYGPSIPLMFDLVNVKPVAMEVDGKSKVIPLNKYGISLLSIGFFVESEKALIWRGPMASSALTQLFTEADWGNLDYMIIDLPPGTGDIHLTLVQQLPVTGAVIVTTPQEIALADARKAIGMFQQENIHVPILGLVENMAWFTPAELPDNKYFIFGKDGGAKLARELGVPLLGSIPLVQGVRESGDFGSPIVLDESSSASKAFMAMAEATAQQIAIRNATLPPTKLVQMNR from the coding sequence ATGAGCTATACTGAACAAGACATTTTAAAGGCGCTAAGTCATGTGGAAGATCCTGATTTGAAGAAGGACCTGGTTACCTTGAAAATGATTGAGGACATCGTAATCGAAGACAAGAAAGTAGCTTTTAAACTCGTGCTTACAACTCCGGCCTGCCCAATGAAACATCGCATGCAACGCGACTGTGTGGATGCCATTCACGAATATATTGATCCGGAGGCCGAAGTAGATGTTGAGTTAACCTCACGGGTTACAAGTCGCAGAAACAAGGCCGATGAAATGCTGAAAGGTGTTAAGAACATTATTGCAGTAGCATCAGGCAAAGGTGGGGTAGGTAAATCTACCATTGCCGTGAACCTGGCTGTAGCCCTGGCAAAAAGCGGATCGAAAGTAGGCCTTGTTGATGCTGATATTTACGGCCCGTCTATCCCGCTGATGTTTGATTTAGTGAATGTGAAGCCTGTGGCTATGGAGGTTGATGGCAAGTCGAAAGTAATACCGCTCAACAAATATGGAATTTCATTGTTGTCAATCGGTTTTTTTGTCGAGTCAGAAAAAGCTCTGATTTGGCGTGGCCCTATGGCTTCAAGTGCTTTAACCCAGCTTTTTACCGAAGCCGACTGGGGAAATCTGGATTATATGATCATTGACCTGCCTCCGGGTACCGGCGATATTCACCTGACCCTTGTTCAACAATTGCCTGTTACCGGCGCTGTTATCGTTACAACACCACAGGAAATCGCCCTGGCCGATGCCCGTAAAGCAATTGGCATGTTCCAGCAGGAAAATATACACGTTCCCATTTTAGGGCTCGTTGAGAACATGGCGTGGTTCACACCCGCTGAACTGCCTGATAACAAGTATTTCATTTTTGGTAAGGATGGCGGAGCAAAACTGGCCAGAGAACTTGGTGTACCACTGCTTGGCTCAATTCCGTTGGTGCAGGGTGTCAGGGAATCTGGTGATTTCGGCAGTCCAATCGTTCTTGATGAAAGTTCTTCTGCATCAAAAGCATTCATGGCAATGGCTGAGGCGACCGCCCAGCAGATCGCTATCCGTAATGCAACCTTGCCTCCAACTAAGCTGGTTCAAATGAATCGTTAG
- a CDS encoding NifU family protein, whose amino-acid sequence MNTNVDLINKVQNVIEQVRPYLQADGGDIHFVELTSDNIVKVELQGACGSCPYSRMTLKSGVEEAMKRSVPEIKAVEEA is encoded by the coding sequence ATGAACACAAATGTGGATCTGATTAACAAGGTGCAAAATGTAATTGAACAGGTAAGGCCTTATCTTCAGGCGGATGGTGGTGATATTCATTTTGTGGAATTAACTTCCGACAATATCGTAAAGGTTGAGCTTCAGGGCGCTTGTGGTTCATGCCCTTACAGCCGTATGACCCTTAAGAGTGGCGTTGAAGAAGCCATGAAACGTTCAGTTCCGGAGATTAAAGCTGTCGAAGAAGCCTGA
- a CDS encoding NAD+ synthase: MKIALAQLNFRIGDFDYNINKIKVHIEKARLLGAHLIVFSELSVAGYPPQDFLGFDDFIEKCRLAVLEIAQVCQGIAAIVGYPERNTDSKGKNLLNTAAVLFNGKIFAQVHKTLLPTYDVFDEYRYFEPNRVFNIVNLPFGKMALTICEDLWNVSDYPLYVRSPMEELISMQPEIVINIAASPFHYNQAVDRTETLKRNALKYKLPVYYVNQVGAQTELIFDGGSMAIDQKGEKVGQLAYFSEDFRVFDTKDPSGSDEEFTIPKREKMELIHDALILGIRDYFAKLGLTKAIIGLSGGIDSALVLVLAARALGKENVMSLLMPSGFSSDHSVNDAVALAHKLQTPYELIQIENTFQMLLTDLKPFFKAKPFDVAEENIQARIRAVLLMAFANKFGYILLNTSNKSEAAVGYGTLYGDMCGGISVLGDVYKTEVYELARFINRHEEIIPVNIINKPPSAELRPDQKDSDSLPPYELLDKILFAYIEEFKGPEEIIQSGFEPNVVGKVLNLVNSSEWKRHQAPPILRVSPKAFGFGRRMPIAAKYLAKS; this comes from the coding sequence ATGAAAATAGCACTGGCTCAGCTCAACTTCAGGATTGGCGATTTTGATTACAACATCAACAAAATAAAGGTTCATATTGAGAAGGCCAGGCTACTTGGTGCGCATCTTATCGTGTTTTCTGAACTCTCGGTTGCTGGTTATCCCCCCCAGGATTTTCTCGGCTTTGACGATTTCATTGAAAAATGCAGGCTTGCTGTTCTTGAAATAGCGCAGGTTTGCCAGGGAATTGCAGCTATCGTAGGCTATCCTGAGCGAAATACTGACAGCAAAGGAAAAAACCTGCTTAACACCGCCGCAGTGCTTTTCAATGGCAAAATCTTTGCCCAGGTTCACAAAACCTTATTGCCTACTTACGATGTGTTCGACGAATACCGCTACTTCGAACCCAACCGGGTTTTCAATATTGTGAACCTTCCATTCGGGAAAATGGCACTTACGATCTGTGAAGATTTATGGAACGTCAGCGATTATCCCTTATACGTGAGATCGCCGATGGAAGAACTCATTTCTATGCAACCGGAAATTGTAATTAACATAGCAGCTTCACCATTCCATTATAACCAGGCAGTGGATCGCACAGAAACGCTGAAGCGCAATGCACTTAAATACAAGCTTCCGGTATATTATGTGAACCAGGTAGGCGCCCAAACCGAGTTGATTTTTGACGGTGGTTCGATGGCCATTGACCAAAAGGGTGAAAAAGTTGGTCAACTTGCATATTTCTCAGAAGACTTCCGTGTTTTTGATACCAAAGATCCTTCAGGTTCAGATGAAGAGTTCACAATTCCAAAACGTGAAAAAATGGAATTGATCCATGATGCCCTTATCCTGGGCATCCGTGATTATTTCGCAAAATTGGGGTTAACAAAAGCTATCATTGGGCTTTCAGGTGGCATTGATTCAGCGCTCGTACTTGTGCTGGCTGCCAGGGCGCTGGGAAAAGAGAATGTAATGTCGTTGCTGATGCCATCGGGTTTCTCATCCGATCATTCAGTGAATGATGCGGTTGCTCTTGCACACAAGCTTCAAACGCCATACGAATTAATACAGATTGAGAATACTTTTCAAATGCTGTTAACTGATCTGAAGCCATTTTTCAAGGCCAAACCATTCGATGTTGCCGAAGAAAACATCCAGGCACGAATCAGGGCAGTTTTATTGATGGCTTTCGCCAATAAGTTTGGGTATATTCTCTTGAACACCTCCAACAAAAGTGAAGCAGCCGTTGGTTACGGAACCCTTTACGGCGATATGTGCGGGGGAATTTCAGTGTTGGGCGATGTGTATAAAACAGAGGTGTATGAACTTGCCCGCTTCATCAACCGGCATGAAGAAATAATTCCAGTAAATATTATAAACAAACCCCCGTCAGCAGAATTACGCCCCGATCAGAAAGATTCGGATTCATTGCCACCGTATGAATTGCTGGATAAAATTCTGTTTGCCTATATCGAAGAATTCAAAGGCCCGGAGGAAATTATTCAATCCGGGTTCGAACCAAATGTGGTAGGCAAGGTGTTGAACCTTGTAAATAGCAGCGAATGGAAAAGGCATCAGGCACCACCCATACTAAGGGTTTCGCCCAAAGCTTTTGGTTTTGGAAGACGCATGCCTATTGCAGCTAAATACCTGGCTAAAAGCTGA
- a CDS encoding PorT family protein — MNTSMKPIALILFIVSFTNLQQVQSQNTTNQTRELKPVFGFRMAPNVGWIRGDEASYENDGATVGFSWGFIAEFPAAENYSFATGFNILFNGGKLKYPHQIQGLGDGSLARKYNLKYLELPMMLKLRTTDRGGPIFYGQIGLGLGVLLDARGTDVFTYSGGTSEFDKEKISEEIRLFRTALLFGLGVEYPLGPSLKAIGGLALNNGFSDILKGSNLVDSSVSHKAFANFIELNIGLLF, encoded by the coding sequence ATGAACACATCCATGAAACCAATAGCATTAATCCTTTTTATCGTCTCATTCACAAACCTGCAGCAAGTGCAGTCGCAGAACACTACTAATCAAACCCGTGAACTTAAGCCGGTTTTTGGGTTCAGGATGGCACCAAATGTTGGCTGGATCAGGGGAGATGAAGCAAGTTATGAAAACGATGGCGCTACGGTTGGCTTTTCATGGGGTTTTATTGCTGAATTTCCGGCAGCTGAGAATTATAGTTTTGCAACGGGCTTTAATATTCTTTTTAATGGCGGGAAATTAAAATACCCTCATCAGATTCAAGGTTTAGGCGATGGCAGCCTCGCAAGAAAATATAATCTTAAATACCTGGAGTTGCCCATGATGCTGAAATTGCGCACGACCGACCGGGGCGGACCGATTTTCTACGGACAAATTGGTCTGGGCCTTGGTGTGCTGCTTGATGCCAGAGGCACCGATGTATTCACATATTCGGGTGGAACTTCAGAATTCGATAAAGAAAAAATATCAGAAGAAATCAGGTTGTTCAGAACCGCACTTCTTTTCGGGCTTGGTGTTGAATATCCACTTGGCCCATCATTAAAAGCCATCGGCGGACTTGCGCTTAACAATGGATTCTCGGATATTCTCAAGGGATCGAATCTTGTTGATAGCAGTGTGAGCCACAAAGCATTTGCAAATTTTATTGAGCTAAACATCGGATTATTGTTTTAG
- a CDS encoding PorT family protein yields the protein MKKIAVLIIALLSVSLLNAQSFFSLGPKVGFTTTTLTTDKYQIKEAFAANIHGGIFLRLGNKVFIQPEANFTTKGGIFSQNDFFHTREIELSTVEIPFLIGSKVLDLKAANLRIMIGPSMSFILDKDIVMRDSFERLDPEKIKDAMWGIQSGIGLDVLMVTLDVRYEIGLSNISAIEGIELRNSLFNVSLGWKIF from the coding sequence ATGAAAAAAATTGCTGTTCTTATCATCGCACTGTTATCTGTAAGCTTGCTCAATGCACAATCATTCTTCAGCCTTGGCCCCAAAGTCGGGTTCACAACAACCACGCTTACAACTGATAAATATCAAATTAAGGAAGCATTTGCAGCCAATATACATGGCGGGATATTTTTACGGCTGGGCAACAAAGTATTCATTCAGCCTGAAGCTAATTTTACAACAAAGGGTGGTATTTTCAGCCAGAATGATTTCTTTCATACCAGGGAAATTGAATTGTCAACAGTTGAGATACCTTTTTTAATTGGCTCTAAGGTGCTTGACCTGAAAGCTGCAAATCTCAGAATTATGATTGGCCCTTCCATGTCCTTTATTTTAGATAAGGATATTGTTATGCGCGATAGTTTTGAACGCCTCGATCCTGAGAAAATCAAAGATGCCATGTGGGGCATACAAAGTGGCATTGGGCTGGATGTACTCATGGTTACCCTCGATGTGCGATATGAAATTGGACTTAGCAATATTTCAGCTATTGAGGGTATTGAGTTGAGAAACTCATTGTTCAATGTGAGCCTTGGCTGGAAAATATTCTAA
- a CDS encoding STAS domain-containing protein, whose amino-acid sequence MLKSAKALFNSNSFQHWFAQSFHPKIFTTLKDYKLSTFLSDLGAGVIVGVVALPLAIAFGIASGVSPERGLITAIIAGFLISFLGGSKVQIGGPTGAFIVIVYGIVEQFGVEGLIIATIMAGVMLVAMGLLKLGTIIKFMPYPIVVGFTSGIAVVIFSSQIKDFFGMIAEGNVPAGFVEKWIYYFQNLNQVNLYALGIALFTLAVALLWPKINKKVPGTLIALVLTTLAVTLFNLPVETIGSRFGEIRATIPAPHIPAIDYSTFRMLFVPAFTIAMLGAIESLLSAMVADGAIGGRHRSNTELVAQGIANIVTPLFGGIPATGAIARTMTNIRNGGKTPVAGIIHAVVLLLILLFFGKWAKLIPMSCLAGILVIVAYNMSEWRSFKGLLKNNKSEVAVLLTTFLLTVLIDLTVAIQFGLLLAVFLFLRRVIETTDVEVLNEEVEDERSEKFDEGEMLEIPKGVEVFEIRGPFFFGIANKFEEAEKQVSKLPKIRIIRLRRVPFIDTTGINNLRSFIQKAQNQGIRIILSGANPKVYETLVKNNIHHLVGEEQICADIFASLEQAKKLKCIKGNPVISKSTNH is encoded by the coding sequence ATGCTTAAAAGTGCAAAAGCCCTTTTCAATTCCAATTCATTTCAGCATTGGTTCGCACAATCCTTCCACCCGAAAATTTTCACAACCCTGAAGGATTATAAGCTCAGCACTTTCTTATCCGACCTGGGAGCCGGAGTAATTGTTGGCGTGGTAGCGCTCCCTTTGGCCATTGCCTTTGGTATTGCATCCGGCGTATCACCTGAACGAGGTTTGATCACCGCCATCATTGCCGGGTTCCTCATTTCATTTCTTGGCGGAAGCAAGGTCCAGATTGGTGGCCCTACCGGAGCATTTATTGTGATTGTGTATGGCATCGTTGAACAGTTTGGTGTTGAGGGCCTGATCATTGCTACAATCATGGCCGGTGTAATGCTGGTTGCCATGGGATTATTGAAGCTCGGAACCATCATCAAATTTATGCCTTATCCAATCGTGGTTGGGTTTACCAGTGGAATTGCCGTTGTCATATTCTCTTCGCAGATCAAGGATTTCTTTGGTATGATTGCCGAAGGCAACGTACCGGCTGGCTTTGTTGAAAAATGGATTTATTATTTTCAGAACCTCAACCAGGTAAACCTGTATGCCCTGGGAATTGCATTGTTCACGCTGGCAGTTGCATTGCTCTGGCCTAAAATCAACAAGAAAGTTCCCGGTACCCTGATTGCTCTTGTTCTTACTACGCTTGCAGTAACGCTTTTCAATCTTCCGGTTGAAACCATTGGTAGCAGGTTTGGAGAAATACGGGCTACTATTCCGGCGCCACATATCCCTGCCATTGATTATTCCACTTTCCGGATGCTCTTTGTTCCGGCATTTACAATTGCAATGCTGGGAGCCATTGAATCGCTGCTGTCGGCCATGGTGGCTGATGGAGCTATCGGGGGACGGCACCGTTCAAACACCGAACTTGTAGCCCAGGGAATTGCGAATATTGTTACACCGCTATTTGGTGGAATTCCTGCCACCGGCGCCATTGCCCGCACCATGACAAACATCCGCAATGGAGGGAAAACACCGGTTGCGGGTATTATTCATGCAGTTGTTTTGTTGTTGATCCTTTTATTTTTTGGCAAATGGGCCAAACTCATCCCTATGAGTTGCCTTGCCGGAATTCTTGTGATCGTAGCCTATAACATGAGCGAATGGCGCTCCTTCAAAGGATTGCTGAAGAACAACAAGAGTGAAGTTGCGGTATTGCTTACTACCTTCTTACTTACGGTGCTTATTGATCTTACCGTTGCCATACAATTTGGATTGCTGCTGGCAGTATTCCTGTTTTTACGAAGGGTGATAGAAACCACCGATGTCGAGGTTTTAAATGAAGAAGTGGAGGATGAGCGTTCGGAAAAATTCGACGAAGGCGAAATGCTTGAGATACCAAAAGGCGTTGAAGTTTTTGAGATACGCGGGCCCTTTTTCTTCGGGATTGCCAACAAATTTGAAGAAGCTGAAAAGCAGGTTAGCAAACTGCCCAAAATAAGGATCATCCGGCTGCGGCGAGTGCCTTTTATTGATACAACCGGAATCAACAATCTCCGGAGTTTTATTCAGAAGGCTCAGAACCAGGGAATCAGGATTATTTTATCCGGTGCGAACCCAAAGGTTTATGAAACTTTGGTGAAGAACAACATTCACCACCTGGTAGGAGAGGAGCAGATTTGTGCAGATATTTTTGCTTCACTTGAGCAGGCAAAAAAACTTAAATGTATCAAAGGGAATCCTGTCATTTCCAAAAGCACTAACCACTAA
- a CDS encoding ABC transporter ATP-binding protein, giving the protein MKIIQTEQLTKIYNDKSLPVRALNKVDLAFEKGEFTAVVGPSGSGKTTFLNMIGGLDKPTEGKIVINDTDITALSDSKLIDFRLHNIGFVFQSYNLLPVLTAKENVSFIMLLQKTNAAEMEARATELLKQVGLEDKMNVRPTKLSGGQQQRVAVARALASKPKFILADEPTANLDTESAFNLLDIMARLNKEEKVTLIFSTHDQRVIDRARRVITLVDGAVARDEYFER; this is encoded by the coding sequence ATGAAAATCATACAAACTGAGCAGCTAACAAAAATCTACAACGATAAATCCTTGCCCGTAAGAGCATTGAACAAAGTTGACCTGGCTTTTGAGAAAGGCGAATTCACGGCAGTGGTAGGCCCATCAGGCAGCGGTAAAACAACCTTCCTTAATATGATTGGCGGACTCGATAAGCCAACCGAGGGCAAAATCGTTATCAATGATACAGACATCACGGCGCTTTCCGATTCAAAACTTATTGACTTCAGGCTGCACAATATTGGTTTTGTGTTTCAATCATACAATCTGCTGCCGGTTCTCACCGCAAAGGAGAATGTCTCTTTCATCATGTTGCTGCAAAAAACCAACGCCGCTGAGATGGAAGCCAGGGCTACTGAACTGCTCAAACAAGTCGGGCTTGAAGACAAGATGAATGTGAGACCCACGAAACTTTCGGGCGGGCAGCAACAACGTGTGGCGGTTGCAAGGGCGTTGGCTTCGAAGCCAAAATTTATCCTCGCCGATGAACCTACGGCCAACCTGGATACCGAATCGGCATTCAACTTGCTCGATATCATGGCCAGACTCAACAAAGAAGAAAAAGTAACACTCATTTTCTCCACCCACGACCAACGTGTGATTGATCGCGCACGAAGGGTGATAACGCTGGTGGATGGCGCCGTGGCACGGGATGAGTATTTTGAGAGATAG
- a CDS encoding ABC transporter permease: protein MKTLLKISWRNIWRNPKRSMVMIIAITLGLWAGVSVSALMFGLLDQRFKTSIEQHVSHLQIHNPEFLKDNNVKYGIAESESLMAAVSSDPEIKTFSGRTIVNGMLATATLTRGINIIGIDPLAEANTTGLDRNIFEGTYFVESGRNPVLIGKKLAEKTKLQIRSRLVLTFQNKDGELVSASFRVAGIFQSANTMLDERNIYVLQTDIIGYIGHDETINELAIVAHDLETVNGLSESYSQRFPGLSVRTWAEISPELSYMQEMSESMLMIILAIILFALAFGLVNTMLMSVFERVHELGMLMAVGMNRKKVFGMIMFETSFLTFLGAMGGMLFGFLTTQFFGRTGINLAKVGGDSLHSFGFPSKIYPSLNADFFLMLTMLVIITAFLTSIYPAMKALRLKPAEAIRKE from the coding sequence ATGAAAACATTGCTGAAAATATCATGGCGCAATATCTGGCGCAATCCCAAGCGAAGCATGGTGATGATCATTGCGATTACTTTGGGGCTGTGGGCAGGCGTTAGCGTAAGCGCGCTTATGTTCGGACTGCTTGATCAGCGCTTCAAAACCAGTATTGAGCAACATGTTTCCCATCTGCAAATACACAATCCCGAATTCCTGAAAGACAATAACGTGAAGTATGGTATCGCTGAATCGGAATCCCTAATGGCAGCCGTTTCGTCCGATCCTGAAATAAAAACTTTTTCGGGTCGCACTATCGTAAACGGAATGCTTGCCACCGCTACACTCACACGTGGAATTAATATCATTGGTATTGATCCGCTGGCCGAAGCCAACACAACCGGACTGGATCGAAATATTTTTGAAGGAACTTACTTCGTTGAAAGCGGAAGGAATCCGGTACTTATCGGGAAAAAATTGGCTGAGAAAACTAAATTGCAGATTCGTTCACGGCTGGTGCTGACGTTTCAGAACAAGGATGGAGAACTGGTTTCGGCATCATTCAGGGTGGCAGGAATTTTTCAAAGTGCCAACACTATGTTGGACGAACGCAATATATACGTATTGCAAACTGACATCATAGGCTATATAGGGCATGATGAAACCATCAACGAACTGGCAATTGTTGCGCATGACCTTGAAACGGTAAATGGCCTCAGCGAAAGTTACAGTCAACGATTCCCCGGATTAAGTGTACGCACCTGGGCAGAGATTTCCCCTGAACTCAGTTATATGCAGGAAATGTCCGAGTCCATGTTGATGATCATTTTGGCGATCATACTTTTTGCCCTTGCTTTTGGTTTGGTGAACACAATGCTGATGTCTGTTTTCGAACGCGTTCATGAACTGGGCATGCTCATGGCTGTAGGTATGAACCGCAAAAAAGTATTTGGGATGATCATGTTTGAAACATCATTCCTTACATTTCTGGGAGCTATGGGAGGCATGTTGTTTGGGTTCTTAACAACGCAATTCTTTGGCCGTACAGGAATCAATCTGGCAAAGGTTGGAGGCGACTCACTCCATAGTTTCGGGTTTCCATCAAAGATTTACCCATCCCTCAATGCAGATTTTTTCCTGATGCTCACAATGTTGGTGATCATCACGGCATTTTTGACTTCCATTTACCCCGCTATGAAAGCATTACGGCTGAAACCCGCTGAAGCAATAAGAAAAGAATAA